A genomic window from Candidatus Zixiibacteriota bacterium includes:
- a CDS encoding efflux RND transporter permease subunit: MKFTDLFIRRPVLAMVVSLVILIAGLQSIRSLSVRQYPRSDIAVIKVTTAYIGANADLVRGFITTPLERVIASADGIDYIESSSAQGLSTITVHLKLNYETNAALTQIQAKVAQVRNELPPEAEAPIIELETADNQFAAMYLGFAADHLDQNQITDYLTRVVQPKLSSIAGVQRAEILGGRRFAMRIWLEPDKMAAMGITASQVRDALAQNNYLSTLGRTKGTLVSVNLVANTNLQTPEEFRRLVVKKDNGVVVRLGDIADVVLGAENYDQDVRFDGQGAIFMGIWVLPGANTLDVIRSIREAMPRLQAELPVGMRAGIPYDSTEYIESAIDEVLKTLAETLLIVIVVIFLFLGSMRAVVIPLVAIPISLIGAVFLMMLAGFTINLLTLLAIVLSVGLVVDDAIVMVENIERHLRRGARPMRAALDAARELIGPIIAMTITLAAVYTPVAIQGGLTGSLFREFAFTLAGAVIVSGVVALTLSPMMGSRLLRAGDTQRGFAGMINRHFEVVRDTYKRLLAGTLRYRPVIYVLWGIVILLIVPFYMFSQRELAPQEDQSVIFGILQASANSTLDQTKLYAAKVQDVYESFPEKKNTFQLIFPTGGFGGMVTKPWGQRTKSTQQLQLEASAALSKIPGIRVISLVPPALPGGGDFPVDFVIASTAEPEQLVTFANQLVQAAYASGKFMYADADLKFDQPQTEVVFNRDKVRSLGVEMSQAGQDLSTFLGGNYVNRFSIQGRSYKVIPQVKRSERLTPDQLKDIYVTGTAGGLVPLSTFATLRTTTEPRELKRFQQLNAVRIQGVVPPGVSLDDALRFLENEAARILPQGFTVDYAGESRQLRTEGGRFLGVFVLSAILIFLVLAAQFESFRDPFVILAGSVPLALCGSLLFSFLGFTTLNIYSQVGLITLVGLVAKNGILIVEFANHLRESGMTKLDAVIEASATRLRPILMTTAATVFGHLPLVFAHGPGAGARNSIGIMLVTGMIIGTAFTLFVVPSIYMLVAQSQRQPAVREMEEFETPLAMTEPVTIG; this comes from the coding sequence ATGAAGTTTACGGACCTGTTCATCCGCCGACCCGTGTTGGCGATGGTCGTGAGTCTGGTGATCCTCATCGCCGGGCTTCAGTCCATCCGCTCGCTGAGCGTGCGGCAGTATCCGCGCAGCGACATCGCCGTCATCAAGGTGACGACGGCATACATCGGTGCGAACGCCGATTTGGTCCGCGGATTCATCACGACGCCGTTGGAGCGGGTGATCGCCAGCGCCGACGGGATCGACTACATCGAATCGTCGAGCGCTCAGGGTCTGAGCACCATCACAGTGCATCTCAAGTTAAATTACGAGACCAACGCCGCCCTCACGCAAATCCAGGCCAAGGTGGCGCAGGTGCGCAACGAGCTGCCGCCCGAGGCCGAAGCTCCGATCATCGAACTGGAGACCGCGGACAATCAGTTCGCCGCGATGTATCTGGGATTTGCCGCCGATCATCTCGATCAGAACCAGATCACCGACTACTTGACGCGCGTTGTCCAGCCGAAGCTGAGCTCCATCGCCGGGGTACAGCGTGCCGAGATTCTCGGCGGACGCCGGTTCGCCATGCGCATCTGGCTGGAACCGGACAAGATGGCGGCGATGGGAATCACCGCCTCGCAGGTGCGCGATGCCTTGGCGCAGAACAACTACCTCTCCACGCTGGGACGGACAAAGGGAACGCTGGTCTCCGTCAATCTGGTCGCCAACACCAACCTCCAGACCCCGGAGGAATTCCGTCGCCTCGTCGTCAAGAAGGACAACGGTGTTGTCGTTCGCCTCGGCGACATTGCCGACGTCGTCCTGGGCGCCGAGAACTATGATCAGGACGTTCGTTTCGACGGTCAGGGCGCCATCTTCATGGGCATCTGGGTCCTTCCCGGAGCCAACACGCTGGATGTCATCCGCTCAATTCGGGAGGCCATGCCGCGATTGCAGGCGGAGCTGCCGGTCGGAATGAGGGCCGGAATCCCCTACGACTCCACCGAGTACATCGAGAGCGCCATCGATGAGGTCCTCAAGACTCTCGCGGAGACGCTGCTCATCGTCATCGTGGTCATCTTCTTGTTCCTGGGGTCGATGCGAGCGGTCGTTATTCCGTTGGTGGCGATCCCGATTTCCCTCATCGGCGCCGTGTTCCTGATGATGTTGGCCGGCTTCACGATCAACCTGCTCACGCTGCTGGCGATCGTGCTGTCGGTCGGGCTGGTGGTCGACGACGCCATCGTGATGGTGGAGAACATCGAGCGGCACCTGCGTCGGGGCGCCCGTCCCATGCGCGCGGCGCTCGATGCCGCACGCGAGTTGATCGGGCCGATCATCGCCATGACAATCACGCTGGCCGCCGTTTATACGCCGGTCGCGATCCAGGGCGGATTGACCGGATCGCTCTTCCGCGAGTTTGCCTTCACGCTGGCCGGCGCCGTGATCGTCTCGGGCGTCGTGGCGCTGACGTTGTCGCCCATGATGGGATCGAGACTCTTGCGCGCCGGCGACACACAACGTGGGTTCGCCGGGATGATCAACCGGCACTTCGAGGTTGTGCGCGACACGTACAAGCGACTGCTGGCGGGCACGCTGAGGTACCGCCCCGTGATCTATGTGCTGTGGGGCATTGTCATCTTGTTGATCGTTCCCTTCTACATGTTCTCGCAACGTGAGTTGGCGCCTCAGGAAGACCAGAGTGTCATATTCGGAATCCTCCAGGCTTCGGCGAATTCAACGCTCGACCAGACCAAGCTCTATGCGGCCAAGGTCCAGGACGTCTATGAATCGTTTCCGGAGAAGAAGAACACGTTCCAGTTGATATTCCCGACCGGCGGGTTCGGCGGGATGGTCACCAAACCATGGGGGCAAAGAACCAAGAGTACGCAACAGCTTCAACTTGAGGCGTCCGCCGCACTGTCCAAGATCCCCGGGATTCGGGTGATTTCGCTGGTGCCGCCGGCTTTACCCGGAGGTGGGGATTTCCCGGTCGACTTCGTCATCGCCTCGACGGCCGAGCCGGAGCAGCTCGTCACATTCGCCAATCAACTTGTGCAGGCGGCGTATGCCAGCGGGAAGTTCATGTACGCCGATGCCGATCTGAAATTCGATCAACCACAGACCGAGGTTGTCTTCAACCGCGACAAGGTCCGATCGCTCGGCGTCGAGATGAGCCAGGCGGGGCAGGACCTGTCCACGTTTCTCGGCGGCAACTATGTCAATCGCTTCAGTATCCAGGGCCGCAGCTACAAGGTGATCCCGCAGGTCAAACGCAGCGAGCGCCTGACCCCGGACCAACTGAAGGACATCTATGTCACCGGAACCGCCGGCGGGTTGGTGCCACTGTCGACGTTCGCCACCTTGCGCACAACGACTGAGCCGCGGGAACTGAAACGCTTCCAGCAGTTAAACGCCGTCCGGATTCAGGGCGTGGTTCCCCCCGGCGTGTCATTGGATGACGCCCTGCGCTTTCTGGAGAACGAGGCGGCGCGGATCCTCCCCCAGGGCTTCACGGTCGATTATGCCGGCGAGTCACGGCAGCTTCGCACCGAGGGCGGCCGGTTCCTGGGTGTATTCGTTCTGTCTGCCATTCTGATCTTCCTAGTCCTCGCGGCCCAATTCGAGAGCTTCCGCGATCCGTTCGTGATTCTCGCGGGCTCCGTGCCGCTGGCGCTCTGCGGTTCCCTGTTGTTCTCGTTTCTCGGATTCACCACGCTGAACATCTACAGTCAGGTGGGACTGATCACGCTCGTCGGGTTGGTGGCCAAGAACGGCATTTTGATCGTTGAGTTTGCCAACCATCTGCGCGAATCCGGAATGACGAAGCTGGACGCCGTCATCGAGGCCTCGGCAACCCGGCTACGCCCGATCTTGATGACGACGGCTGCGACCGTCTTCGGGCACCTGCCCCTCGTCTTTGCCCACGGTCCGGGCGCCGGGGCGCGCAACAGCATCGGCATCATGCTGGTGACCGGGATGATTATCGGCACGGCGTTCACGCTGTTTGTCGTGCCGTCCATCTACATGCTCGTGGCGCAGTCACAACGGCAGCCCGCCGTCCGCGAGATGGAAGAATTCGAAACGCCTCTGGCGATGACCGAACCGGTCACTATCGGATGA
- a CDS encoding DUF3857 domain-containing protein, which translates to MTRRRVLFLFALALVWCAARPLPVEAQTSIDGRHDIAALTAQAQAHFDLAKEDAVLLFDSQRQYWLADGRLVSFVHRIVRVNTDLGLDTYGDNRVSYDAQRCSLQVVTVRTWRDGQWWETGPSGKVETLPFALREAYDYTNMREMMLLHNGIEAPCVLELAYVIEDKVPFRGGADGIWSFARPEPAVESWFSFGVPPGAKPHFAASEGVPESGRESDTQYSVDVYTWKMSNVRPLRHPQAANAIQFAPHVLWSTWSDWESFGRHLDSVLRSAMSTDDPIVGTLDSLLRPAATDFERAEIVARFIRDKTRYISYPEMFWWLVPRSATRTYATAYGHRLDRAILAAALFGRAGLQAQPVFLGRGYGAMEATIPSLAEMSGVGVRVVGENLDGYYDPESGEIANGKARSFGRVMWRPGTDPEPLLLSADEDLASAMTVRFDLRLDTAGKALVGKGYLDGSGCFSAYDRMVGQDDQSTRFLGSLASSVLTDAKVTGFGPLRFDPQRVEIGFAVDVPLPEPDSLGRLRLGIGDPTGGVLQCLPDDVRLFHQRRESPVCLPSVMQQRVECRIDLHGLKVVYQPASSTVENSLGRSQITVNVQDSVLIISRELHLGVPICKAEDWPSLRAVLLADKNERGRTLLFKK; encoded by the coding sequence ATGACCCGCCGCCGCGTCTTGTTCCTGTTTGCGCTGGCACTCGTGTGGTGCGCGGCGCGACCGTTGCCTGTCGAAGCCCAGACGTCGATCGACGGCCGACACGACATCGCGGCATTGACCGCGCAGGCCCAAGCCCATTTCGATCTGGCCAAGGAAGATGCGGTACTCCTCTTCGATAGCCAGCGCCAATACTGGCTGGCTGACGGTCGTTTGGTCAGTTTCGTCCACCGCATCGTCCGCGTGAATACCGATCTGGGCTTGGATACCTATGGCGACAACCGTGTGTCTTATGACGCCCAAAGATGCTCGCTGCAGGTCGTAACCGTGCGGACCTGGCGTGACGGGCAATGGTGGGAGACCGGGCCAAGCGGAAAAGTGGAAACGCTGCCGTTCGCGTTGCGCGAGGCGTATGACTACACCAACATGCGCGAGATGATGCTCCTGCACAATGGCATCGAAGCGCCATGCGTGCTGGAGTTGGCATACGTGATTGAAGACAAGGTGCCATTCCGCGGCGGGGCCGATGGAATCTGGTCGTTCGCCCGCCCCGAGCCGGCAGTGGAATCGTGGTTCTCGTTCGGTGTTCCGCCAGGCGCGAAACCGCATTTCGCCGCCTCTGAGGGAGTGCCCGAGTCCGGTCGGGAATCTGACACGCAGTACAGTGTAGATGTCTACACCTGGAAGATGTCGAATGTGCGGCCACTGCGACACCCGCAGGCCGCCAACGCGATCCAGTTTGCTCCACACGTTCTCTGGTCCACATGGTCCGACTGGGAGTCATTCGGCCGTCACCTCGACAGCGTGCTCCGTTCGGCGATGTCAACGGATGATCCAATCGTCGGCACGCTGGATTCGCTACTACGACCTGCAGCGACAGACTTTGAACGCGCCGAGATTGTCGCGAGGTTCATTCGCGATAAGACCCGCTACATCAGCTATCCGGAGATGTTCTGGTGGCTTGTTCCGCGCTCAGCGACACGCACATATGCGACCGCCTACGGCCACCGTCTGGACCGCGCGATCCTGGCCGCTGCGTTGTTTGGGCGGGCAGGGCTTCAGGCCCAACCCGTGTTCCTGGGCAGGGGATATGGTGCCATGGAAGCGACAATCCCATCGCTTGCTGAGATGAGCGGCGTGGGTGTCCGGGTCGTGGGGGAAAACCTCGATGGATACTACGATCCCGAGTCCGGTGAAATCGCCAATGGAAAAGCCCGCAGCTTCGGACGCGTCATGTGGAGACCCGGCACCGATCCGGAACCGTTGCTGCTCTCCGCCGACGAAGATCTTGCCAGCGCAATGACCGTTCGCTTCGATCTCCGGTTGGACACAGCGGGGAAGGCGCTGGTTGGCAAGGGGTATCTGGACGGCAGCGGGTGCTTCAGTGCCTATGACCGCATGGTCGGACAGGACGATCAGTCGACGCGATTCTTGGGATCACTGGCGTCATCGGTCCTAACCGATGCCAAGGTGACGGGATTCGGCCCGTTGCGTTTCGATCCACAGCGCGTCGAGATCGGTTTCGCCGTCGATGTGCCGCTTCCGGAGCCCGATTCGCTGGGGCGTCTACGGCTCGGCATCGGCGATCCGACGGGTGGAGTCTTGCAGTGCCTTCCCGACGATGTCCGGTTGTTCCATCAACGGCGCGAGTCGCCGGTCTGTCTCCCCAGTGTGATGCAACAACGGGTCGAGTGCCGGATCGACTTGCATGGGCTGAAGGTCGTCTATCAACCCGCGTCGTCCACCGTGGAGAATTCGCTTGGACGCTCCCAGATCACAGTGAACGTCCAGGATAGCGTACTGATAATCTCACGCGAACTCCATCTGGGTGTGCCCATCTGCAAGGCGGAGGACTGGCCCTCGCTGCGCGCCGTCCTCCTGGCCGACAAGAACGAACGTGGGCGGACGCTGCTGTTCAAGAAGTGA
- a CDS encoding efflux RND transporter periplasmic adaptor subunit, with translation MKKRMAIMLIAMFVFIAAVGTYKFLQIRAAIAQGSSWQPPPEAVTTIVAHEEDWPATLNAIGSVSAVHGVTVSADLPGVVSSIEFESGRHIDAGEVLVHLEASQERAQLAAAEAQRELANLNFERVRGLRDKDLVAQSEYDRIAAELKQADARVAELQATIDRKLIRAPFSGELGIRQVNLGQYLRAGDPIVPLQSMDPIYVDFALPQQSVSALKVGAEVEVSADSIAIAHPKGKITAINSVVDAGTRNVQVQATFENPSRQLRPGMFVEVKVSVGQGAEVITLPASAINYAPYGNSVFVVTEMKSPSGQSYTGVQQRFVKLGGGRGDQVAVLSGLAAGEEVVTSGVFKLRSGTAVLVDNKIQPSNDAAPRPEES, from the coding sequence ATGAAGAAACGCATGGCCATCATGTTGATTGCGATGTTCGTGTTCATCGCGGCGGTCGGGACATACAAGTTCCTGCAGATTCGCGCCGCGATCGCGCAGGGGTCTTCGTGGCAACCGCCGCCCGAGGCGGTGACGACAATCGTCGCCCATGAAGAGGATTGGCCGGCGACGTTGAACGCGATCGGCAGCGTGTCAGCCGTGCATGGCGTGACGGTGAGCGCCGATCTCCCCGGAGTCGTTTCCAGCATCGAGTTCGAATCCGGACGACACATCGATGCGGGCGAGGTGCTGGTCCATTTGGAGGCCAGCCAGGAGCGCGCGCAATTGGCCGCTGCCGAGGCGCAGCGGGAGCTTGCGAATCTGAACTTCGAACGCGTCCGCGGATTGCGTGACAAGGATCTGGTCGCACAATCGGAGTACGATCGCATCGCCGCGGAGTTGAAACAGGCCGATGCCCGGGTCGCGGAGCTGCAGGCCACCATCGACCGGAAACTGATCCGCGCGCCGTTTTCCGGCGAGCTCGGGATCCGGCAGGTGAATCTCGGTCAGTACCTCCGGGCGGGGGACCCAATTGTCCCCCTGCAATCGATGGATCCGATCTATGTGGATTTCGCCCTGCCGCAGCAATCGGTGAGCGCCCTGAAAGTCGGAGCCGAGGTCGAAGTCTCCGCCGACAGCATTGCCATCGCCCACCCCAAAGGCAAGATCACCGCCATCAACTCGGTGGTGGATGCGGGGACGCGCAATGTCCAGGTGCAGGCGACATTCGAGAATCCCAGTCGACAGTTGCGGCCCGGGATGTTCGTCGAGGTGAAGGTCTCGGTAGGACAAGGCGCCGAGGTGATCACGCTGCCGGCGTCGGCCATCAACTACGCCCCCTATGGCAATTCGGTTTTTGTCGTGACGGAGATGAAATCCCCTTCGGGCCAGTCATACACTGGCGTTCAGCAACGATTCGTCAAGCTCGGTGGCGGCCGGGGTGATCAGGTCGCGGTGCTGTCCGGTCTTGCGGCCGGTGAGGAAGTTGTGACCTCCGGCGTCTTCAAGTTGCGCAGTGGCACGGCGGTTCTGGTGGACAACAAGATCCAGCCGTCGAACGACGCCGCGCCGAGGCCGGAGGAGAGCTGA
- a CDS encoding DUF3857 domain-containing transglutaminase family protein, with protein sequence MNAAPLLTALAIGSAAIANAPSLPPGDTPPPTVFSLVKDIGDASKYDSAAYVIVVDSTLNQVNDRGVSRSESYLLYKVLTDEGSRNLSVLTWHYEPLSNWIDVRRVNIIRGGRTIPVALDALRDLPAPQSAIYWGDRMKALQLPRLEVGDGIEVVSFRKGYSYALLDSTRAEPGDERYIPPMPGQYFDIVLFESDVPMGRKVYVLRLPVAKRLHSQVYNGSLYSRTGYSGDTTTYAWWQSGIAAHKSERFRPAVSDLYTKVVLATVESWEAKSRWFFEVNEPQFEYTSAIKAKVDEILAAAGVGNGTDEQKAFALVHWVAQNIRYSGQSMGVGEGYTLHPGAMIFEQRSGVCKDIAGMLITMMRAAGLDSYAAMTMAGSRIEQVPADQFNHCVVALRKSDGTFEMYDPTWVPFNNDIWSLLETEQHYLIGSPEGRPLSRIRFSPAEESPLVVTSTGRILADGTYEGQLELHGQGAVDGRLRRMAAYNHIAELDNYLADVLHHAGDQVELVRFEHGDVLDFGNDMWWRIDFRIPHLALPVDGGWEFRSPMMQTLLDNGLLLRAASADWPEKRDDDLFFYYTQQLDATEVIQLPAGYRVTKPPQSKAIDETYASFKGESEMTSRGLVIKQKAALKRRQIPPGGYRGFRDAFQELRRYAGVVFRAEKGGAR encoded by the coding sequence ATGAACGCCGCCCCACTCCTCACCGCGCTCGCTATTGGGTCAGCCGCGATCGCCAACGCGCCGTCTCTGCCTCCGGGTGACACGCCGCCGCCGACAGTCTTCAGCCTCGTCAAGGACATTGGCGACGCCTCGAAGTACGACAGCGCCGCCTATGTCATCGTCGTGGACTCGACTCTCAACCAGGTCAACGATCGGGGCGTGTCCCGCTCCGAGAGCTACCTCCTGTACAAGGTCCTGACCGACGAGGGCAGTCGAAACCTGTCAGTCTTGACATGGCACTACGAACCGTTGAGCAACTGGATTGACGTACGCCGGGTCAACATCATCCGCGGCGGCCGCACAATCCCTGTTGCGCTCGATGCCTTGCGCGACCTGCCCGCGCCACAAAGCGCGATCTATTGGGGTGATCGCATGAAGGCTCTGCAGCTTCCCCGGCTGGAGGTCGGCGACGGCATCGAGGTCGTCTCGTTTCGCAAGGGATACTCATACGCGCTGTTGGATTCGACACGGGCCGAGCCGGGTGACGAACGCTACATCCCGCCGATGCCGGGGCAGTACTTCGATATCGTGCTCTTCGAGTCGGATGTACCGATGGGCCGAAAGGTCTATGTCCTGCGATTGCCGGTTGCCAAGCGCCTGCACTCGCAGGTCTACAACGGCTCATTGTACAGCCGCACCGGCTACTCGGGCGACACGACAACGTACGCCTGGTGGCAGAGCGGAATCGCGGCGCACAAATCGGAGCGGTTTCGCCCTGCCGTCTCCGATCTGTACACCAAGGTTGTTCTGGCGACCGTGGAAAGCTGGGAAGCCAAGAGCCGTTGGTTCTTTGAAGTCAATGAACCCCAGTTCGAATACACGTCGGCGATCAAAGCCAAGGTGGATGAGATCCTGGCCGCCGCCGGGGTTGGCAACGGGACCGATGAACAGAAGGCGTTTGCGCTCGTGCACTGGGTGGCGCAGAACATCCGCTACAGCGGCCAATCGATGGGCGTGGGTGAGGGATACACATTGCACCCGGGGGCGATGATCTTCGAGCAGCGCAGCGGAGTTTGCAAGGACATCGCCGGGATGCTGATCACCATGATGCGGGCGGCGGGGCTGGATTCGTATGCGGCCATGACGATGGCCGGCAGTCGCATCGAGCAGGTCCCCGCCGATCAGTTCAATCATTGTGTCGTGGCCTTGCGCAAGAGCGATGGCACCTTCGAAATGTACGATCCCACCTGGGTTCCCTTCAACAACGACATCTGGAGTCTTCTGGAAACCGAACAGCATTACTTGATCGGCTCGCCGGAGGGCCGTCCCCTGTCGCGGATTCGCTTCAGCCCCGCCGAGGAGTCACCGCTGGTGGTCACCAGCACAGGACGGATTCTCGCGGACGGCACATACGAGGGACAACTGGAGTTGCACGGCCAGGGTGCCGTGGATGGGCGTCTGCGCCGTATGGCGGCGTACAATCACATCGCCGAACTCGACAACTACCTCGCCGACGTGCTGCATCACGCCGGGGATCAGGTCGAACTGGTCCGATTCGAGCACGGCGATGTGCTGGACTTCGGGAATGACATGTGGTGGCGCATCGATTTCCGCATTCCCCATCTGGCGCTGCCCGTGGACGGCGGCTGGGAGTTCCGTAGCCCGATGATGCAGACCCTTCTCGACAATGGACTGCTTCTCCGTGCGGCCAGTGCCGACTGGCCGGAGAAGCGTGACGATGACTTGTTCTTCTACTACACGCAACAGCTCGATGCCACCGAAGTCATCCAACTCCCCGCCGGGTATCGGGTGACCAAGCCGCCGCAGAGCAAGGCGATCGACGAGACGTACGCCTCTTTCAAAGGTGAGAGCGAGATGACCTCGCGGGGGCTGGTCATCAAACAGAAGGCGGCGCTCAAGCGACGGCAGATTCCGCCCGGCGGTTACAGGGGTTTTCGGGATGCCTTTCAGGAATTGCGGCGATACGCCGGGGTCGTGTTTCGCGCCGAGAAGGGAGGTGCGCGATGA
- a CDS encoding N(4)-(beta-N-acetylglucosaminyl)-L-asparaginase has product MSTQTRREFLAMTAATVAGLPLLARAQGAAPAKSAAATKHPVRIIASANGQEATRRAYEMVVDGADPLDAVIAGVNIMEDDPKDNSVGLGGLPNEEGVVELDAAVMHGPSHLAGAVAGLRNIRNPSKVAKLVMEQTDHVLLVGKGALRFARAQGFPEENLLTAESRQIWLYWKQSLSTEDDWMAPPDSLLDPAVAKHFGRPTGTVHCSGMNAAGDISCVTSTSGLSFKIPGRVGDSPIIGAGLYVDNQIGSCGSTGRGEANLQNLCSFAAVELMRNGMAPVDAGIEVLRRVARHTKLKHLLREDGRPNFGLKFYLLAKDGRHAGVSMWGPAQYAVSDNEGTRLEDCASLYEK; this is encoded by the coding sequence ATGTCCACACAAACACGACGTGAATTCCTGGCGATGACGGCGGCGACCGTCGCCGGCCTGCCCTTGCTGGCGCGGGCGCAAGGCGCGGCGCCTGCCAAGTCTGCCGCCGCAACAAAGCACCCGGTCAGGATCATCGCCTCGGCCAATGGCCAAGAGGCCACACGGCGGGCCTACGAGATGGTCGTCGATGGCGCCGATCCATTAGACGCCGTGATTGCTGGCGTCAACATCATGGAGGATGATCCCAAGGACAACTCGGTCGGGCTCGGCGGTCTCCCCAACGAGGAGGGTGTCGTTGAACTGGACGCGGCCGTCATGCACGGACCGTCACACCTGGCCGGAGCGGTCGCCGGGCTGCGCAACATCCGCAATCCGTCCAAGGTCGCCAAGCTGGTCATGGAGCAGACCGATCACGTGCTGTTGGTCGGGAAAGGGGCATTGCGTTTCGCCCGTGCCCAGGGATTCCCAGAGGAGAACCTGCTCACCGCAGAATCGCGCCAGATCTGGCTCTATTGGAAGCAGTCTTTGTCCACTGAGGATGACTGGATGGCGCCACCGGACAGCCTGCTGGACCCTGCCGTGGCCAAACACTTCGGACGGCCGACCGGCACCGTCCACTGCTCCGGCATGAACGCGGCCGGGGACATCTCGTGCGTTACCTCCACCAGTGGATTGTCCTTCAAAATACCGGGACGAGTGGGTGACTCGCCGATCATTGGCGCGGGTCTGTACGTGGACAACCAGATCGGTTCGTGCGGGAGTACGGGGCGCGGCGAGGCCAATCTGCAGAACCTGTGCAGCTTCGCGGCCGTCGAGTTGATGCGCAATGGCATGGCGCCGGTCGACGCGGGTATTGAGGTCCTGAGGCGGGTCGCCCGGCACACCAAGCTGAAACACCTGCTGAGAGAAGATGGGCGGCCGAACTTCGGCTTGAAGTTCTATCTGCTGGCGAAGGATGGACGCCACGCCGGCGTGTCGATGTGGGGACCGGCGCAGTACGCCGTCAGCGACAACGAGGGCACGCGGCTGGAGGATTGCGCTTCGCTCTATGAGAAATGA
- a CDS encoding dicarboxylate/amino acid:cation symporter: protein MPLHQRMAVGLLTGASLGVLSFIFFRDAEALRYAITYVAQPLGQIFLRLLFMLVIPLVFSALTLGVAEIGDPRRLGRVGLKMLAYTAVVSSIAVLLGVFLVNVLRPGEGMSQETRARLLDGAAERAAVITARAPASGKGPDFIVRIIPDNPIKAATDMDMLAVMFFAFMIGVGLILTRSEASRRFATALQGLYDVTMRLIGLVIEFAPIGVGALLFTLTAQLGYEILLQLVRYVGVVLLAMIIHQFGVYSLAVRLLGRMSPRRFFRGIEEAMLTAFSTASSNATLPTSLRVAQDNLKLPSSVGRFVLTIGSTANQNGTALYEGVTVLFLAQFYGVALSLPEQILIVFICILGGIGTAGVPAASLPVVAMILGMVHVPVEGLGLILGVDRFLDMCRTTLNVTGDLAGAVVVSRGETEAGSTLATENGL, encoded by the coding sequence ATGCCATTGCACCAGCGCATGGCCGTCGGGCTCCTGACCGGGGCTTCTCTGGGTGTTCTCTCCTTCATCTTCTTCCGGGATGCCGAAGCGCTTCGATATGCCATCACGTATGTGGCTCAACCTCTGGGCCAGATCTTCCTGCGCCTGTTGTTCATGCTGGTGATCCCGTTGGTGTTCTCGGCGTTGACGTTGGGCGTCGCGGAGATCGGTGACCCGCGTCGGCTGGGACGGGTCGGTCTCAAGATGCTGGCCTACACCGCCGTCGTGTCGTCGATCGCCGTCCTGCTGGGCGTATTCCTCGTGAATGTGCTCCGTCCCGGCGAGGGGATGTCACAGGAGACACGGGCGCGGCTGCTGGACGGAGCGGCAGAACGGGCGGCGGTCATCACGGCGCGCGCACCGGCCAGCGGGAAGGGGCCGGACTTCATCGTCAGGATCATCCCCGACAACCCGATCAAAGCGGCGACCGACATGGACATGCTGGCGGTCATGTTCTTTGCGTTCATGATCGGGGTCGGATTGATTCTGACCCGTTCCGAGGCGAGCAGGCGATTCGCTACGGCACTGCAGGGCCTCTATGATGTCACCATGCGGCTGATCGGTTTGGTGATTGAGTTCGCCCCCATCGGAGTCGGTGCGTTGTTGTTCACTCTGACGGCGCAACTGGGCTATGAGATCCTGTTGCAGTTGGTGCGATATGTCGGCGTGGTGCTCCTGGCCATGATCATCCACCAATTCGGAGTGTATTCGCTGGCCGTTCGTCTTCTGGGCCGGATGAGTCCGCGACGGTTCTTTCGTGGGATCGAAGAGGCGATGCTGACGGCATTCTCGACGGCATCGAGCAATGCCACCCTTCCGACGTCGCTGCGCGTGGCGCAGGACAACCTCAAGCTTCCCTCCAGCGTCGGGCGTTTTGTGCTCACGATCGGGTCGACGGCCAACCAAAACGGGACGGCTCTGTATGAAGGGGTCACGGTTCTGTTCCTGGCACAGTTCTACGGCGTGGCGTTGTCGCTCCCTGAACAGATTCTCATCGTCTTTATCTGCATCCTAGGGGGAATCGGCACAGCGGGCGTTCCGGCGGCCTCATTACCGGTGGTGGCGATGATCCTCGGCATGGTTCATGTGCCGGTCGAGGGACTGGGCCTGATCCTCGGCGTGGACCGCTTTCTCGACATGTGCCGAACGACGCTGAACGTGACCGGCGACCTCGCCGGCGCCGTCGTCGTGTCCCGGGGGGAGACAGAAGCTGGCTCGACACTCGCTACCGAAAACGGATTGTGA